The genomic stretch AGGAATGCGCTCCATCAAAAACGGTTCATCCATATGGAACTTGAACATGGCATCAGGACCGGTAAGAATATAAGAAACAGTAGCTGCCGTGACACAGGAAACAAGAAGAGGCAACAATGATGCCATCGTCAAATCAATCATCAAGACTTCCAAAGTAAAAACCAAGCCTGCAATAGGAGCCTTAAAAATACCGGCCACAGCACCTGCCGCACCACACCCCACCAACAGCATCAGAGTTTTATGCTCCATCTTGAATACACTTCCCAAATTAGAACCGATAGCCGATCCGGTCAACACAATCGGAGCCTCTGCACCTACGGAACCACCAAAACCGATAGTAATGGCACTAGCTATCACAGACGACCATGTATTATGCCGCTTGATGCGGCTTTGACGACGGGATATGGCATATAATATTTTCGTCACCCCATGACTGATGTCATCTTTCACAATGTAACGAATGAACAATCCGGTAAGAAAGATTCCAAAAACCGGATACACCAAATACAACCAGTTGACTCCTGTAGAATCAAAATTTTCAGTCAGAAATTCCTTGATCCATTCTACTAGAAACTTCAAAAACCACGCGGCCAATGCCGTAAAAATACCAGCAAGAAAACTTAATATAAGAATAAAGTGTTTCTCTCTTATCTTCTTTTCGCGCCATAAGATAAAGCGCTGTAACCAACTTTTCTTATTTTCATCTATAATTGCGTCCATTCCTTTTTTTACTCTCTAATAATCTTCACTTCTCCCCCTTTACCCAGTTTGATAATGCTGGATGGTTTGGGATGCCCCACTTCATCTTGTCTATACTCCACAATATAGTCTACAGCTTGTTTTACTTCTTCACTGATTTCACTGAAGTTGGCAGGTGAAGGCTGACCGCTGATATTGGCAGAAGTCGACACAATAGCTTTACGAAATCGGAAACAAAGTTGTTTGGAGAATTCCTCAGCCGTAACACGAATACCAACACTGCCATCCTCAGCCAGCAAATTCTCTGCCAGATTACGTGCCCCATCATAAATAATAGTCAATGGTTTTGTGGCAAACTCAATCAAATTCCAAGCTACCGCAGGTACATCACTAACATAAAAATTTACTTTTACCGTACTGTCCACCAATACAAGCATCGCTTTACTATCAGCACGCTTCTTTATATCATAAACTCGTTTTACCGCCTTCGGATTAGTTGCATCACAACCTATTCCCCAAATAGTATCAGTAGGATAAAGAATCACTCCTCCCTTCTGCATCACTTCACAGGCTTTCTTCAAATCCTCTCTAAAATCTTCGTTCATATCGTTTTTTATTATTTGGTTCTCATTTCAACAAGTTGCAAATGTAGCAAATCCTCTTGATAATGACGAGTTAAACTTGAAAAAAAGATGCCTTGACTGTTTCGGAAAACAATCAAGGCATCTTGTCCAAACAATAAGGATACTTTTATTCTCCCGTTATCTTCTATTTTAAAACAAAGTATTCGTATCCTCCACCAGCCTGCCCATAGCCCAAGCCGCCCGGATATTCAGTTCTCTATCCAAAATCAACACATCGGCATCCATATCTTTCTGCAATGCCCCCTTCCGGTCATCCACTCCCATAATTCGTGCCGGAGTTTCAGAAGCCATCCGTACGGCGTCAGCCAGCGGAATACCAGCTTTTACCATTGTTCGTACTAATATATCCATGGTTGCTATACTACCTGCCAATGAAGAATGATCAGCCATTTTGCACACACCATCCTCAATAATTACATTAGGATCTGTTATTTCCATTCCATCAGCAGCGGCATATGCCAAAGCATCTGTAACCAAACAAGTTTTTTCCACTCCCTTCAATTTATAAGCCAGCCTAAGAATAGTAGCAGGTAAATGGATACCGTCAGCAATCAATTCGATAGTCATTCCGTCTGTCAGATAAACACTTTCCACTGTCCCTTCGTATTTATATTCACGACATTTATGGAATCCCGGCATGCCGTTATAGAAATGGGCAGTATGAGTAAAGCCGGCTTCAAACGCAGCTTTTATCCCCCCGTATTCTGATTCTGTATGTGACACAGCCACTAATACTCCTTTTGACTTCAAATAGCGGGCAAATTCCAACGCACCCGGAAGTTCAGGTGAAGCATCCCAACGCTTGATGCAGTCAGTACTTTCCAATAAAGAAGTATATTCCTCTTTATCAGGATTCTTCAATTTCCCGGCAAACTGCTCACCTGCTCTTTTCGGATTCAGGTAAGGGCCTTCTACATGCAACCCCAAGACAGGACTATCCTTCTCGTTCATCAAAGTTTCGCATACAGCTACCGCCTTACGGATTTCTGAAAAAGGAGAAGAAGACAACGTTGGGAAAATACTGGTCGCCCCATGCTTCTGATGAGCTCTTATCGCTGCACGGAACGCCTCTTCCGTACATTCATTAAAATCGTGGCCACCACCGCCATGAGCATGCATACACACATATCCGGGTACAATATACATCCCTTTAGCATCAATCAGTTTCGCACCGATCAGTGCCAGGTCACAGTTAGTCACTTCCAGTATTTTATTATCCCGTATCAGTACAGAGCCTTCGTCCAACCAACCTTGCGGAGTAAAAATCTTGCCGTTAATAATTTGAGTTAACATGATTAGCGAGTATTAGATAATATTTATTTAATGCTTTTTGTAACAACAAAAGTAAACACTTCTATCGAGAAAGAAAAGTAAATTCTTCATTATCTTTTTTGTTTCTTCAATGAGAATATAGGCAAAAACAAAAATATTCCAAGTATAGACATAACTAACCCGCCTATAGTACCCGCCGCCAAAGGAAACCAGAAAGCCTCTTTTCCATCCCCCACCATAAAAGGAATAAACCCCAGAATAGTAGAAACAACCGTCAGAAAAATAGGCATAATTTTCGAATTCCACGCTTTGGTAAAAGCACGTGCCGGTAATAACAGAGGATATCTTTTTCTTATCGCATTATATTCATTTAGAATATAAATACTGGCATTCACTGTAATACCGCAAAGTAATACAAAAGAAGCAAATCCACCCTGATCAAAATTCAGTCCGAAAAGATAAAACGTAAGGAATACGCCAATGTAGGATATCGGAATGACAAAAATGATAGCCAAAGGCTGTTTCAAAGAATTAAACAAAATAGCCGTCGTAAAGAAAATAATGGCGATTACAATCAACAACAATGCATATTGCTTGTTATCTTTTTTATTCCATGACCAATAATCCTGATCATTTTCGGCTGTATATCCCATAGGTAATACCTTATTAAATTCCTCCAAGTCCTTCTTCAACAGTTTTTTTCCTTGTTCGGATGAACCGATATATTCATATTGCAGGCAAAGACGATATTGTTGGTTTTCTTTTGCAACTTTCTGGGGTGACTGTCCTTTCTGAACAGTAGCGAAATCGGCCAGTTTATAAGAACGGCCATTGATGAAAAACGGTATATTAACCAAGCCCCATACATCATATTGCTGCCCTTGGAGCGATGAAAGCTTCAGTTGTTCCGTCTGATTATCAAACAACACGTTACCACAATAAATATCCCGTCCGAATACAGGGCGCAAAGCGGTAAACAGCTGCGTGGCTGTAACATTCTCTTTCGCCATCCTCAGCTTGTCCAAATCCAGATAAAACTCACTATAATCATCTTTCCACCAAGAAAACTCCGAATTTACCGTCACTTCCTTGATACGGCGGTGTAATAACAACTTCTCCTTCAGCCGTTCCGTCCAATAAGAAAGTTCGTCGTAATTATACCCATACAGTTTCACACGGAAACTGCCGGCACTCTCACGCACATCGTTACTGAATCCCTGATCTTGCAAACCATATACGCTCCAGCTACCACCTCCCAAAGTCAGTGCCTTACTGATTATATTAGCTTTCAAAGTATACGGGAATCCGCTCCGCTGATTTTCTTTTGTAAAATAAATCTGAATATTAGCCTGACGCGCATTATAGATATACGTCTGAAACTGCCTGATTTCCTTGAAATCGCTCAGATAAGTTTCCATCCTCTTAATCAGCACATTCATCTGCTCCAATGTACTGCCATTAGGCAACGTAGCATAAACGGAAAGCACCACTTCACCTTCATCACGATTGAAATAACTTCCCTCGTATACTTTTTCCGCAAAAAGACGGAGGCTGCCACCTAAAGCCTTGTTGATTACCGGCTTTACCTTATCCTTGAAGGTAGGATTATCAAATACCTTATTATAATATTCCACCCATTTACCTTCTCCTTCCATCTTCTCGGGCAGCATAAATACAGGCAGACCGAACCCCAGCAGCAATAATAGGCAAGCTATCACCCTGAAACGGCATAAATAATAAATCACCCCTTGATAGAAACGGGTAAAATAGACAGTCAACCGTTTCATAAAAGTGGGTCTGAGCAGAAAACGTCTTCTTTTTCTTCTCTTTTTCTTCTCCAAACCTATTTTATCAATCATGGACGGAACAAAGAATAATGCAACAAACAAAGATACTGCCAGATTGATAATGACCACCGCTGCAAAATCCTGCAAGTTCAGACGTATCTTCTCATCCAGAAAGAAAATAATAACCAATGCCCCGATAGTAGTCAGCGTGGCCGCCAGTACAGAAACAAACGCCTTCAGATTGCGGCGATGCAGAATATGGTCTGTCATCACTATCGTATTATCTATCACCAAATTCAATGAGATGGTAATACCCGCCAATGAATAAAGCTGCATTTCCAGACCAAATGCATAATAAAGAATGACGGCAACAGATATATTAACCGCCAGACTGGTCACAATCAGGAACAGATAACGCAGATTTCGTGTTATCAACGCTACAAACAGCAATAAAATCAATACGGTCAGTCCGGTACGGAAATAAATCTTATCCAATTCTTTCTGAATATATTCCGTAGCGTCATAACTGATATGTACCTCATAGCCCGGAGGCATCTTCTGTTGCAACTCACCCATAAGGTGCTTCACTTCCCCACTTAAATTTAATTGATTGGCAGTTTCCTCGGCCGTGATATACAGGTAGACAGAATTCAGCCCGTTTATCCGGTAATAACTTTGCGGTCGTTCTTCCACATGCCTTACCTTTATCAGTTTATCCAGCGTAACCATCGTTCCATCTTCGGCTTGCAGTTGAATGGCTCCCGGTTCAAATTCCATTTCTTTTTCAGTAGATGTACGTACCAGTCTGATCCACTCTCTGCCCTCCGCACCTTTTTCAATAGAACAGATCCCCAGAAACTCTTTTTCATAATGGCGGTTAATGGCCCGTTGCACAGCCTGCAGTGTGATTCCCAAACGCGAAAGCTGGTCACTGTCATACTCCAACTGCCACTCCATAGGTGTAGCTCCATTCAGTTCCACTTTATAAATCCCCTTCAACTGTCCCAATACCGGCTTGATATTCTCTTCCGCATACTGCTGAATCAAAATAGGATTGGCAGGCGCATTCAGTGTATAAGTAATAAAAGGTCTGGATGCCTTATCATCCGAACGTCGCGTACTGATTTGAGGATAACTCACCCCCTCGGGCAGCTGAGGCCAGGTCTGTCTGATGATGGTAGACACTTCAAAGCGGGTAACGTCAATATCCGCATGCTTGTCCAGTTCCAAAGAAATTGAGCCGCTGCCGTTATCCGAAGTAGAGTTCACCTTCCTGATTCCCTTTACTCTGGCCATCATCGCCTCCAGTTTACTGGTAACCTCCGCCTCAATAACCCGTGACGAATTGCCGGGCATACTGAAAGAAACAGTCAGACCGGGCAAGGTACGCGACGGCGCCAGCTTAACCGGCAACAGCGGTACTAATACCACCCCTATCAGTGACAGGCAGACAAATGTCACTATCAAGGTAAACGAGGAGAGGTTACGCGGATTACTCATCGATAAATTCCTGTATTAAAATCAAACTTGTCCGCAAGGGAAAAACCGGACTCAAAATCGTGCAGCGTCAGTTTACGTATCTTATAATAATTCAACCAATAATTCTGCAAAGCCGAAATATAATTTTTCTGCGCCTCCTGCTGGCGGTTCAACGAAAGAGTAAGACTATTCACATCCGCCTTTCCGATGATAAAACGTTGGCGTGTCTGCTCGTATGCCATTACGGCAAGATCCAAAGCCTCCTCCGCACTCGCAATCAAACTCTGCTGAATGTTAAAATCATTCACCGTCATAATCACCTCTTCCTCCACACTCAGTTCTTCCTGACGGGCGGCAATCCTCACCACATTCAGATTATTTCTCGCCATATTATATTTACCCTTTCTCACCCCCCAGTCAATCAAAGGAATAGAAACACTGACAGAAACCAAGTCCTGTTGCAAAGGATGCCTGTAAGCATCTCCCAGTTTATCCGCCACCTGGTTAAAGCCCACACTGGCATTAAAGCTGGCATTGAAACGGGATTCTTTCTTTGTCTTGTCCACATTCTGTTCCGCTTCCAGCACATTCTGCCGTTGTTCCAGGAAAGTAGGATTATTCTCTTTGGCCCGCATCAACGCATCATCTACGGGAATCATCTTTCCTGTGGGACGTCCCGGTATATCCAATTCAATCACAGTATTCTTATCCAGGTTCAGAAAGGAAGCCAATGAAAACATAGCGCGTTTCAAAGCAATCTGCGCATTCTGCAACGTATTATGCGCATTCACTTTGTCCAGCTGCAATGTCAGCAAATCGGCACGTGATATGGCTGCTATCTTATGACGCTGGAGTCCGATGCTATAAAGGGTATCACTGGACGCCACATTCTCCTCCGCCAAGCGGTAATCCGCCTGTGCCATAGCCAACGCAAAGAAATAAGTCACCGCTTCTTCTGAAACCATTTCCGTGTTATAAATGAATTGCTTCTTCACCTTTTCATACTTCAACGGCTCTATTTTCCGGTCCCAACGAAAAGCATTATATCCCAACAGGCTCTGTTGATATCCCACACGCACAGGGATACTGGAATACTGTGTAGACTTTGAGTCACCGAAATTACGCATAAAGTCCAGTTCCGAATCAATATAGAAAGTACCGCCCGTCCAGTCCAGATTCTGTTTGATACTCAATCCACCCGATGCGCTGAACATCTGTTGTTCACGATATACATCCATATCCTCATTCGAATCATAACGCTGGGTGATATAGCGATAATATTTAGCCGGAGTCAGATCCAGCGTAAGACTCGGCAAACGGTTCGCCTTGTAAGTACGATATTCCCAATATCCCGACAAATAAAGATTCTGATATCTGAAAGCGGACAAGGAACTATCATTCGCAATCTCTATCGTGCGTTGCAAATCCAGCTTCACCACCTGCTGCGCCTTTGCTCCGAGAGACAACAGCATACACCCCACCATCCATATGCTAATGTACTTCATTTTTGTCATGTTTTCTATAAATAAACCAATATATTAAAGGAATGATAAACAAGCTGACCAAAGTTCCCACCACCATAGAGCCAATCATGGCAATAGACAAAGGCTTCTGCATCTCCGACCCCATATCCGAGGTAAACAGCAACGGAACCATTGCAAAGACAGTTGTCAGCGAAGTCATGATAATCGCTCTCAACCTGCGCCTGCCCGCTGTATGAATGGCTTCCACCAAAGGCATCCCCGCTTTCCGTAATTCATTGATGGCATCCATTTTTAAAATAGAGTCATTCACCACAATACCACAAGTCACGATAATGCCTATGGCAGACATCAAATTCAACGTGTGACCGAAAACCCATAATGCCAGCAAAGCAAAAGCCGTATCAATAGGAATTTCCATCAAGACAATCAGCGGTTGCAGGAAACTCTCGAATTGCGCGCAAAGGATAAAATACATCAGCAACAAAGAAACAAAAAGAATCACAGTCAATTCCCCCATCATTTTTTCATTCGAAAAGAAACTACCCGAGAAATCCACTTCCCATTCCTTTTCCTCACTAACCACCTCTTTTACATTCCGCATCAGTTCCGGTGCATCCTTCACATCATAAAAACTTAAAGGAATATATTCTCCGTTCTTTCCCGCCGTAATACTCTTCAAATCTTCGGCGGGCACTACCGTCACCAGATTATTCAAAGGAATATGATTCACCTCTCCGTTACCATCCGCCATCGTCCGCACCAAAGTTTCACTTAATACACTATTTACACTCTTTTCCTCTCCGGCAATACTGATAGGCAGATATTGCTGATAAGAGCGTAAAACGGAAACCTTGTTTTCTTTGAAAGCCGTGCGGAGCACCCGCGTCAATTCATCATATGATACGTTATACAACAACAGTTTTTCTTTATTGATTATCAGATTCATCTGATTCCGGAAAGCGATGCCCGTCGGAACATTACCCGCCACCCGCGTAATTTCCTTTTCCAACCGCTGCAAATGCTCCGCATCCGGTGCCTGCGACTTATTCGCCGTATGGAGTTCCGCTACCACATCCGCTTCTCCTGTCACAAACAATTTTTCAAAGATTGTTTCGGGAGGTGAGAAAGTAACCACAGCCAACGGATATTTCTCTCTTATCTCCTTCTCTAATAATTCCTGCAATGAATAGATTCCGGATGGCTTTTCCGTCTTGAAATAAAGTTCCGCTTCGGTAGACGAAAGTTCACTGCCCCCGTTCAATATATAATCCTGCATACCCACATAAGCAGCATGCTCCGTTACCCGGTCGTCCACCTGTTTCATTAAATCATCCACCCGGCGGTTGTTCTCGTCCACATGGATATTCTCATTCCACTCTATCCTTGCCACCAGTTCATTCTGGTCAATCTGCGGCATACGCTCTTTTTCCATTACATAAAAAAGAAACACACACAGTGGAAGGGTTGCCAGCGTGCCGGCCACACAAAGCTTTTTATGTGAGAACACCCAGTCAATCCCTTTATCATAAAAGCTTTCCAGCCACTCATTTTTCAGCAGATTGTCAAAACGTCTGGAAAGAAATCCCTTACTGCGGATACCGACCTTATAAAACAACAGATACAATACGGGCAGCAACATAATACCCGTAATATAAGATATCATCAATCCCACCGTGATAGAAAAAGCCTGATCCATAAAAATAGCTCCGGCTATGCCACTCATAAATATCAAAGGCACAAATACCGCAATGGTTGTAAGGGACGAACTGAGCATCGGTGTAATCATTTCCGTCGTGCCCACGGCACACGAACGTTTCAGAGAATACCCCCGTTCACGATACTGCGAAATATTTTCCGTTACAATAATGGCGCTGTCTATCATCATACCTACTGCCAGAATCAAGCCCGAAAGTGATATCACATTCAGCGACACATGACAGAAATAAAAGAAAAAGAATGTGATTACAATAGAAGTAACCATGCTGATGCCGATAATCAACGGTGAACGGACATCCCCCAGAAACAGCACAGCTACAATAAAGATAAATAGAAAGCCCAAAGAAAGATTCTGCTGTAAATTTGAAATGGTGTAGTCCAGCAATTCCGTCTGGTTACGGCTCACGCTGAACTCAATATCCGGATACAGGGATGCAAAATAATCGGTTGTTTCTTTCAGCTTCTCTTTCATGACATCCATATTTTCATCGCTCTGCTTGATAATGGCCAGCGTTACCGCCCTTTTTCCTCCGGCTACGGAACGTCCCATCTCTTTTTGCGAAACAATATCTACTTTGCAGAGCTCTTTCAACTGCATAATACGTTCCCCCTTGCGGATATAGATATTCTTCACATCCTCCGGGGTACGAAGCAGGGTAGCTATGCGAATATTATATTCATAATAACCATCCCTCACCAACATGCTTCCCGGCTCTACATTATTGGCGGAAAGTGTATTCTCTATATCCTCCACACTGATACCCGTCATGGCCAGTTTATCTTTATCAGGAACAATTTGCAAAAGCCTTCCGGGCACTCCGGTTATATCCGCCATAGCCACTTCGGGTAACTGTTCGATGCGGCGTTTCACCACATTCTCCGCCAATTCGCACAACTCCAGAAATTGTTGCTCGTCGGTTTCCTGATAAGCACCGTCGTTTTTCAAAGTCATATTGACATAAAGTACAGGAATATCCGTTGCACTCGCTTTGATAGCCTTGGGACGCGTCACTTCCTTGGGAAGACTGTTCATAGCGGCATCTATCTTCTCATTCACCTCTATAAATGCCAGATCGGTATTCACACCAAAATCAAATTCCAGACGGATAACGCCCGCCCCGTCACGAGTTTCACTTTTTATTTCTCTCAGTCCGGCCACTTGCAGCAACTGCCTGCGCACAGGGGTAACCACCGTATTCTCCAATTCCCGTGCCGATGAATTCTCACCCGTCACCTGTATGGTAATCTGCGGTATGGCAATATCGGGCAGCAAAGATACAGGCAGCGAGAAGTAAGTCACCAACCCAACAATAAAGCAGGCGGTAAAGGCCATCAGCACCGCAATAGGACGTTGTAATAAAAACTTAACCATACTTTTAATTTTTAATCACCCTCACCGGTGCTTCATGAGCCAGATTCACATTTCCGGTAGTTATCACCTCCATACCTTCTTCCAGTCCGTCTGTGACAGTATATTCCTCCATATTCTCCAATCCCGTATGCACATAGTTCCACATAGCTTTACCCTCCTTCAGTGTAAATACCACTTGTTTGCCGGAACGTAGTACAACTGCCGTTTTTGGGATAACCAGTTGTTCGCCCACAGAACGCTTCACGCTTACCCTTACATTCATGCCGTCAAACAACTTATTACTACCGTTCACCCGCGCCTTTACACGTACCATCCCATTCTCGTCCACCAGCGGATTAATCTCGCTGATGCTTCCCTGTCGTACACCTGCTGCCGAGGCATACGGAGTAATCTCCACCTTATCCCCCACTTTCAGTAACGGCAGTTCATTTTCAAGTACGGTGAAATCCACCTCCATATTTCCGGTATTGATTACCCGGCAGAAAGGCTCGGAAGTTTTGGGCATATTATATCTCTTTTCAAAAAGGTTGGCAATCACTCCATCGAAAGGAGCAGTCAACGTAGCTTGTTCCATATCATATTGAGCAGATTCATATTGAGCTTTGCTCTGCTCATACCCGCTTTTTACTTTTGCCAGTTCCAGCACATCAGCAGGTATCACCTTCAGATTATCGGGAGCATATCCTTGTCCTATCAACACATCCTGCATCTCCAGGGTAGCCTGTGCCAAACTATTTTTATTCTGTACCAACGTATTGTTCAACTTAAACAAATCCAATTGGGCTATTTTTTGACCTTTCCGCACTATATCCCCGTTCTTTACCCAGATATTCGCCACCACTTCCGAGGTACGAAAATACAGGTCGGCATAATCCTGTGCCGTCACTTTCCCGTTACTGATCAATTCATGATTGAAAACCTGCTTTTTCAGCGGCATCACCGTCACCTCATTGGGTAAAGAAGGAAGAACTGTTTCCACCCCTTCTTTTTCCGTTGTTTCCTTTTTTTCTCCCGAGCAGGCAGTGAAAGAAACGGCTAATAATAAGCCTGATGCAAATATGTGTAATTTCATGGTCATATTTTGTGATATCTATAACAAATAAAAACTTTTTATTTTGAAAAAACTAATTTTCGGGTACTTTTTTTAATAATTCCCGTGCTTTCCGTCTCATCTGCTTGATAGCGGTAGACTGAACTTTCGGTTCTTTCTCCAATACAGTCTGTACCATCTGCTCCAATTTGTCACACTGATAAAAAGCCGGTTCCGCATATAAATGAGCCAATAGATAATAAGGATAAATTCGTCCGGGTAACCGATGGACAGCACGCATAAACCAATATTCCGCACTATCATAGTGCTTCATTTCCTGTTCGTTTTTCCCGATAATGTTCAGTATCATGGGGTCACCACTCACTTTCAAGGCCTCTTTCAGTACTTTATTTGATATTTCAGGCTTATGAAGTTTATGCAAAGCATGGCCATACTCAAACATAAAGCGAGCATTCCCTTTCATTTCTTTCTGAATTTCAGCATAACTTTCTACTGCTTGCTGATAAGCTCCCGAATGGTAAAACATACGGCTTTTGGTCCATTGCTTACAAGCTTCTACAGTCTTGGATTTCTGCTGATATTTACAGAAACAGCCATAGCTTCCGATTAACAATAAGATAGTAAACAAAAGGCGAAACCAGACTTTCTCTAAAGGAAGAACACGAATACTGCAAGCCAGCACCGATATAATCAAAGCCGAAACAAACGCCGGAAATTGTAGTGGATAAGAAGAAAACGCAAATACCGCTAAAGATAGCAATGCGCCGCATAGTCCATAGATGCCTTGTTTATGACCTATGTACATGCTCCCACCTAGTATCAACAACCCGATGCAAAGCACAGGTATTCCCCAGGCAATGGCTACTTGCAGATATTCATTGAAAACATATTCGGGAGCACCTGCCACAAGTTCCTCCGTTGCCGTATAATTTCCGGCTGCAAAATAATTCTCCTGCGCTTGTCCGTAAGCAGCCGGAACACTGTTCCATCCGCATCCTGTCCATGGGTGCTCACTGACAGCTTGGGCAGCAATTTTCCACATAAACAGACGGCCGTCTGCCGAATCCTTTTTCATTTGATAAATGCCACCCAATGCTATACCGCCCAAAATAAAGGTTACTATGGCAAAAGACACTGCCTGCTTACGATGATGCCTGATATAATGCTGAATTTCCATCTTATAGTGCATACCACAAACATAAATGAAAGAGACCGCCGCGGCTATCCATGCCGAGCGGCTCATTCCGGCAGGCAACACACAAAGAATCAATAGCATTCCGGCTATTGCAATATAATAAGGTACGGTTTTCTTATGCTCTTTCCGCTCTAACCATTCGTGCAGACAAACAGGGAATATCATGGCAAGATAGCCTGAGTAAGGACCGGGATTATAGAACGAGCCGGTCAAGGCATAGAGGGAATGG from Phocaeicola dorei encodes the following:
- a CDS encoding O-antigen ligase family protein produces the protein MENKWSKYGMALVAGIPVALCLSVVCCGTSSLPADILEDDWRWMYGCGVLSLAGLALLVLLFPKRVKECLSAVVSWVFILYGGIEAVWGIRQVYGFTYSNHSLYALTGSFYNPGPYSGYLAMIFPVCLHEWLERKEHKKTVPYYIAIAGMLLILCVLPAGMSRSAWIAAAVSFIYVCGMHYKMEIQHYIRHHRKQAVSFAIVTFILGGIALGGIYQMKKDSADGRLFMWKIAAQAVSEHPWTGCGWNSVPAAYGQAQENYFAAGNYTATEELVAGAPEYVFNEYLQVAIAWGIPVLCIGLLILGGSMYIGHKQGIYGLCGALLSLAVFAFSSYPLQFPAFVSALIISVLACSIRVLPLEKVWFRLLFTILLLIGSYGCFCKYQQKSKTVEACKQWTKSRMFYHSGAYQQAVESYAEIQKEMKGNARFMFEYGHALHKLHKPEISNKVLKEALKVSGDPMILNIIGKNEQEMKHYDSAEYWFMRAVHRLPGRIYPYYLLAHLYAEPAFYQCDKLEQMVQTVLEKEPKVQSTAIKQMRRKARELLKKVPEN
- a CDS encoding efflux RND transporter periplasmic adaptor subunit; this translates as MKLHIFASGLLLAVSFTACSGEKKETTEKEGVETVLPSLPNEVTVMPLKKQVFNHELISNGKVTAQDYADLYFRTSEVVANIWVKNGDIVRKGQKIAQLDLFKLNNTLVQNKNSLAQATLEMQDVLIGQGYAPDNLKVIPADVLELAKVKSGYEQSKAQYESAQYDMEQATLTAPFDGVIANLFEKRYNMPKTSEPFCRVINTGNMEVDFTVLENELPLLKVGDKVEITPYASAAGVRQGSISEINPLVDENGMVRVKARVNGSNKLFDGMNVRVSVKRSVGEQLVIPKTAVVLRSGKQVVFTLKEGKAMWNYVHTGLENMEEYTVTDGLEEGMEVITTGNVNLAHEAPVRVIKN
- a CDS encoding efflux RND transporter permease subunit, which produces MVKFLLQRPIAVLMAFTACFIVGLVTYFSLPVSLLPDIAIPQITIQVTGENSSARELENTVVTPVRRQLLQVAGLREIKSETRDGAGVIRLEFDFGVNTDLAFIEVNEKIDAAMNSLPKEVTRPKAIKASATDIPVLYVNMTLKNDGAYQETDEQQFLELCELAENVVKRRIEQLPEVAMADITGVPGRLLQIVPDKDKLAMTGISVEDIENTLSANNVEPGSMLVRDGYYEYNIRIATLLRTPEDVKNIYIRKGERIMQLKELCKVDIVSQKEMGRSVAGGKRAVTLAIIKQSDENMDVMKEKLKETTDYFASLYPDIEFSVSRNQTELLDYTISNLQQNLSLGFLFIFIVAVLFLGDVRSPLIIGISMVTSIVITFFFFYFCHVSLNVISLSGLILAVGMMIDSAIIVTENISQYRERGYSLKRSCAVGTTEMITPMLSSSLTTIAVFVPLIFMSGIAGAIFMDQAFSITVGLMISYITGIMLLPVLYLLFYKVGIRSKGFLSRRFDNLLKNEWLESFYDKGIDWVFSHKKLCVAGTLATLPLCVFLFYVMEKERMPQIDQNELVARIEWNENIHVDENNRRVDDLMKQVDDRVTEHAAYVGMQDYILNGGSELSSTEAELYFKTEKPSGIYSLQELLEKEIREKYPLAVVTFSPPETIFEKLFVTGEADVVAELHTANKSQAPDAEHLQRLEKEITRVAGNVPTGIAFRNQMNLIINKEKLLLYNVSYDELTRVLRTAFKENKVSVLRSYQQYLPISIAGEEKSVNSVLSETLVRTMADGNGEVNHIPLNNLVTVVPAEDLKSITAGKNGEYIPLSFYDVKDAPELMRNVKEVVSEEKEWEVDFSGSFFSNEKMMGELTVILFVSLLLMYFILCAQFESFLQPLIVLMEIPIDTAFALLALWVFGHTLNLMSAIGIIVTCGIVVNDSILKMDAINELRKAGMPLVEAIHTAGRRRLRAIIMTSLTTVFAMVPLLFTSDMGSEMQKPLSIAMIGSMVVGTLVSLFIIPLIYWFIYRKHDKNEVH